The Podospora pseudopauciseta strain CBS 411.78 chromosome 2 map unlocalized CBS411.78m_2, whole genome shotgun sequence genome has a window encoding:
- a CDS encoding uncharacterized protein (EggNog:ENOG503P9NV): protein MPTAATIIGSSYREKGWDYNEVETPRSPRQRDQGSEKGGYFEDWDRNTANLKSRWERNSHSVIGIPPSPGYRPARSRSLSISRTWPSSSVSSSPEFFGIGGYSSSGQNMNREYLPHNFGGYVAVDSLHYYPENDLRMGLQRLGLASTSALPDPSTNRTRRKAAGNIGRRSKSSLGRAESPVRPQYKEVHCLILTWPFHDLRADDYTDLLAVDYVSLEDESELLIKTLKDYGWKVSEYHIDMNRPIERTTARLNNFCQLAADDVLLVVYYHGHGSLSKDSELVFSSHDHPENSEWAKKAAADLYSELLSCQNSRHGQKKAASRALMKYERYRPISNLPWSTLRQPLLTCPSDVFFILDCCAAGGANLPSSFSSPQSNTYTKHLFAACGFESSTTDDMTATLCSILDENATAGNNGTVLTTKRLHQLMEERLQKKSNEIGTSQPIFKQLLPLDPERKIHLPKLTVMGNYKGRRGRRSRRGTQGHASMNVVLRG, encoded by the exons ATGCCCACAgccgccaccatcatcggCTCTAGCTACCGAGAAAAAGGTTGGGATTATAATGAAGTCGAGACTCCAAGATCACCCCGCCAGCGAGACCAGGGTTCTGAAAAAGGTGGCTATTTTGAGGACTGGGACAGGAACACGGCGAACTTGAAGTCGCGGTGGGAAAGGAACTCGCACTCCGTTATTGGGATACCTCCGTCGCCAGGATATCGCCCTGCCAGATCCAGATCTCTTTCAATATCGAGAACCTGGCCATCAAGCAGTGTCAGCTCATCCCCTGAATTCTTCGGGATAGGGGG TTATAGTAGCAGCGGTCAGAACATGAATCGAGAATATCTCCCTCATAATTTTGGGGGATACGTCGCTGTCGATTCTCTCCATTATTACCCCGAAAACGACCTTCGAATGGGCCTTCAAAGGTTGGGTCTAGCAAGCACCTCCGCCTTACCCGATCCCAGCACAAACCGCACCCGACGTAAAGCAGCAGGAAACAtagggagaagaagcaagTCTTCCCTTGGTAGGGCAGAGTCACCTGTTAG GCCCCAATACAAAGAAGTCCACTGCCTTATCCTCACTTGGCCCTTCCACGACCTCCGCGCCGATGATTACACCGACCTGCTAGCAGTCGATTACGTCTCTCTTGAAGACGAGAGCGAGCTCTTGATCAAAACCCTCAAGGACTACGGCTGGAAAGTCTCCGAGTATCACATCGACATGAACCGGCCCATCGAAAGAACCACCGCCAGACTCAACAATTTCTGCCAGTTAGCCGCCGACgatgtgttgttggtggtctACTACCACGGCCATGGCTCCCTCAGCAAGGACAGCGAGCTGGTTTTTAGCAGCCACGACCACCCTGAAAACTCTGAGTgggccaagaaggcggccGCTGATTTGTATTCTGAGCTGCTGTCCTGCCAGAACAGTAGGCACGGGCAGAAAAAGGCAGCCTCTAGGGCCCTGATGAAGTA CGAGCGCTACCGCCCAatatccaacctcccctGGTCCACTCTCCGCCAACCCCTTCTCACCTGCCCCTCTGACGTGTTCTTTATCCTGGACTGCTGCGCCGCGGGGGgagccaacctcccctcttctttttccagcCCCCAATCAAACACCTACACCAAGCACCTCTTCGCCGCCTGCGGCTTCGAGTCTTCCACTACAGACGATATGACGGCCACTTTGTGCTCCATTCTAGACGAAAACGCCACTGCTGGCAACAACGGAACTGTTTTAACAACCAAACGACTGCACCAGCTCATGGAAGAAAGGCtgcagaagaagagcaacgAGATCGGGACCAGCCAGCCTATCTTCAAGCAGCTACTTCCGTTGGATCCGGAAAGGAAGATACACTTGCCTAAATTAACGGTGATGGGAAATTATAAGGGTAGGAGGGGAAGGCGGAGCAGAAGAGGCACTCAGGGTCATGCGAGCATGAATGTGGTCTTGCGAGGCTGA
- a CDS encoding uncharacterized protein (EggNog:ENOG503NYG6), with the protein MDFAKNLDTSSKDAQTVPSPTKLSSQKPLDPESGGPGPETPGRRSTTSSKRETSRSRSASPPRKSKARPESDRLPVQGTLWTPDADTTGSPQPYDKSNVASRVSSTPTSKQPHRRQPPTTSRSSTHVEENDPTELIKQPETRPISQDQLVAEVKGIYAGLVMVESKCIEVDNAQNSQNDPTNKLNNEQWQALIALHRTLLHEHHDFFLASQHPSASPALRRLASKYAMPARMWRHSIHSFLELLRHRLPASLEHMLMFIYLAYSMMALLYETVPAFEDTWIECLGDLGRYRMAIEDDDIQDRENWTAVSRHWYSKASDKAPTTGRLYHHLAILARPNALQQLYYYTKSLCVAIPFGSARESIMTLFDPVLAPTPNQQQSRLSVAEFTFIKVHAIMFSGKQKDKLHPTMDDFLQSLDSQITRSSRKWLKAGYHMGIVNCCAVVGYGNEANPIMKAMKQSRTADEEPQDQPMQDSDLDSPVPEDLANALKLFSRTHDIVSRRDADPNVLPFLHVTLVFIYHLTFYPEVIRYVAPEFPWKGTASMMNTLLGFFKNYDRVEGSALPKSEPQRPLPEDYAMRGLAWADRVSPSDCFSNEKIDDDGKYFEVASMAEKRKERVLWLGHMIATSSDKWLRYNPSTHEFSVAPEYETEAKVAPMTLVESVDMGGELPDAAAVAA; encoded by the exons ATGGACTTCGCCAAGAACTTGGATACCAGTTCAAAAGATGCACAGACTGTGCCATCCCCCACAAAGCTATCCAGTCAGAAACCTCTGGACCCGGAGTCTGGTGGCCCCGGCCCTG AAACACCCGGTAGGAGATCGACCACAAGTTCCAAGAGAGAGACGTCAAGGTCTAGAAGTGCCTCCCCCCCAAGGAAATCCAAGGCGCGACCAGAGTCTGACCGACTCCCTGTCCAGGGTACTCTGTGGACACCTGATGCCGACACCACAGGCTCCCCACAGCCCTATGATAAGTCAAATGTTGCTTCACGGGTTTCATCTACACCAACCTCCAAGCAGCCCCATCGTCGGCAACCCCCTACCACATCTCGAAGCTCCACCCACGTAGAAGAGAATGACCCAACTGAACTCATCAAGCAACCCGAGACTCGACCCATTTCCCAAGATCAGCTTGTTGCCGAGGTGAAAGGCATCTACGCCGGTTTGGTCATGGTGGAGAGCAAATGCATCGAGGTTGACAACGCCCAAAACTCGCAAAATGATCCAAccaacaagctcaacaaCGAGCAGTGGCAGGCCTTGATAGCTCTCCACAGAACCCTGCTCCACGAACATCATGATTTTTTCCTCGCCTCTCAACACCCTTCCGCGAGCCCGGCCCTGAGAAGATTGGCTTCCAAATACGCCATGCCTGCGCGCATGTGGCGGCACAGTATTCATTCGTTTCTCGAGCTCCTCAGACACCGACTCCCAGCGAGCCTGGAGCATATGCTCATGTTCATCTACCTCGCATATTCAATGATGGCCCTTCTTTATGAGACTGTTCCGGCGTTTGAGGATACCTGGATTGAGTgtcttggtgatcttggGCGCTATAGAATGGCCATTGAAGATGATGACATTCAGGACAGAGAAAACTGGACCGCTGTGAGCCGCCATTGGTACTCTAAGGCTTCCGACAAGGCGCCGACTACTGGGCGGCTTTATCACCATTTGGCTATTTTGGCCCGCCCCAATGCGCTTCAGCAGCTCTATTACTACACCAAGTCTCTTTGTGTCGCGATCCCCTTCGGCTCTGCTCGCGAGAGTATCATGACTCTGTTCGACCCAGTTCTGGCTCCAACGCCCAATCAGCAACAATCCAGACTCTCAGTTGCCGAGTTCACATTTATCAAGGTTCATGCCATCATGTTTAGCGGGAAGCAAAAGGACAAGCTGCACCCAACCATGGACGACTTCCTCCAGTCTCTGGACAGCCAAATCACTCGTTCCAGTCGCAAATGGCTCAAGGCCGGATATCACATGGGAATCGTAAATTGCTGTGCGGTAGTCGGCTATGGCAATGAAGCTAACCCAATCATGAAAGCCATGAAGCAAAGCCGTACTGCTGATGAAGAACCTCAAGACCAGCCGATGCAGGATAGCGACCTTGATTCTCCAGTCCCAGAAGATCTGGCCAACGCCCTCAAACTCTTTTCTCGAACACACGATATTGTGTCACGCCGGGATGCCGACCCTAACGTTCTTCCGTTTCTTCACGTTACTCTCGTTTTTATATATCATCTTACGTTCTATCCGGAAGTTATCCGCTATGTGGCACCGGAATTTCCTTGGAAGGGGACTGCGTCGATGATGAACACGTTGCTTGGCTTTTTCAAGAACTATGATCGTGTTGAGGGCAGCGCTCTGCCCAAATCCGAGCCCCAGAGACCATTGCCGGAGGATTATGCCATGCGGGGACTTGCTTGGGCGGACAGAGTGTCTCCCAGCGATTGCTTTTCAAACGAGAagattgatgatgacgggaagTATTTTGAAGTTGCTTCCATGGCAGAAAAGCGCAAGGAGCgtgtgttgtggttgggACACATGATTGCCACTTCCAGTGACAAATGGCTGCGATACAACCCATCGACTCATGAGTTCAGCGTTGCCCCAGAATATGAGACCGAGGCGAAGGTGGCGCCGATGACCCTAGTTGAGAGCGTCGATATGGGAGGAGAGCTccctgatgctgctgctgtcgccGCTTGA
- a CDS encoding uncharacterized protein (COG:A; EggNog:ENOG503NZ7R), giving the protein MFENIVVCDKDTGCLLAHEMGLGKTLQVIALMMTIAEANSSDNADVRRQIPARLQRLSAVIVCPPGLVANWEAEISKWVPNEMLGRVCAGTTPGGVETWAKEGGVIIKGIQAFKDMARPEKNVIETAATLVVCDEAQTIKNEKTGMWKAMTEFKTKNRIALTGTPLSRDAIDVQCVMNWAVPNLLPEGKVFKKEYDNPIRLGLFEESTGSAKLLAQQQVRQLQAIIGPKLHRCGISVISHEMPSKKEFLILMPIPPLQKALYEAYLDWQTGEKMGGLGPFELVTNLRPLLAHPRVFRGTKAGGKPAFTTIMESEIPSTLNDEMASNKVRVLIHIVEESRRLGEKVLVFSQSIPTLMGGRRRVEVIESCHGYQPHVRGKWAEWQDSLKDMRDMYVYM; this is encoded by the coding sequence ATGTTTGAGAACATTGTTGTGTGCGACAAAGATACCGGCTGCCTCCTGGCCCACGAGATGGGTCTGGGCAAAACACTACAAGTCATCgcgctgatgatgacgatcGCGGAGGCAAATTCATCAGACAACGCCGACGTGCGAAGGCAGATACCAGCACGCCTCCAAAGGCTGAGCGCGGTCATTGTCTGTCCACCGGGCCTGGTCGCGAACTGGGAGGCCGAGATATCGAAATGGGTGCCAAATGAGATGCTGGGAAGGGTATGCGCGGGAACGACGCCTGGGGGTGTTGAGACGTGGGCCAAGGAAGGTGGCGTCATCATCAAGGGAATCCAGGCGTTCAAGGACATGGCGCGGCCGGAGAAGAATGTCATCGAGACAGCGGCGACCTTGGTGGTTTGTGATGAGGCGCAAACCATCAAGAATGAGAAGACGGGCATGTGGAAAGCCATGACAGAGTTCAAGACAAAGAACAGGATTGCTTTGACAGGGACGCCGCTGTCCAGAGATGCCATAGATGTGCAGTGTGTGATGAACTGGGCAGTGCCGAACCTGCTGCCAGAGGGGAAGGTCTTCAAGAAGGAATACGACAATCCCATCCGGCTGGGGCTCTTCGAGGAAAGCACCGGATCGGCGAAGCTTCTGGCTCAACAGCAAGTCAGGCAGCTTCAGGCAATTATCGGCCCGAAACTGCACCGTTGCGGCATCAGCGTGATCAGCCACGAAATGCCGAGCAAAAAAGAGTTTTTGATCTTGATGCCCATCCCACCGCTGCAGAAAGCACTTTACGAGGCATACCTGGACTGGCAGACGGGTGAAAAgatgggagggttggggcCCTTTGAGCTGGTCACAAATCTCAGGCCACTGCTGGCGCACCCCAGGGTATTCAGGGGAACAAAGGCGGGTGGGAAACCGGCTTTCACGACCATCATGGAAAGCGAAATTCCATCGACATTAAACGACGAGATGGCCTCGAACAAGGTGCGCGTGCTGATTCATATCGTCGAGGAAAGCAGGAGACTTGGTGAGAAGGTGCTGGTGTTTAGCCAGTCAATCCCCACACTGATGGGAGGGCGGAGACGAGTAGAGGTTATTGAAAGCTGCCACGGCTATCAACCTCACGTGAGAGGAAAGTGGGCGGAATGGCAGGATTCGCTGAAAGATATGCGGGATATGTACGTATACATGTAA